A stretch of DNA from Longimicrobiaceae bacterium:
GATGGTGGAGATCCGTCACCCCAACGGCTACTCGACCCGCTACGCGCACCTTTCCCGATTGCCCGCCGGCCTCCGCATAGGCACGCCCGTATCGCAGGGCGACGTGATCGGCTACGTGGGGATGACGGGGCTCGCCACCGGACCACATCTCCATTACGAGTTGCGCCGTGGAGGGAGACCGATCGACCCTGCCAGACTGAGCCTCGACGCCGCACTCTCGCGAAGCCTTGCCGGCGGCTCGAGCTGGGCGGCCGAGCGAGCGCGCCTCTACCGCTTGCTGGCGCGCACGCCGACCCTGCTGCGGGTAGCCAGCACCTCCCGCTGACCTTGCGCGCGCCGCGCCGCCGCCCCGGACTGTACGCCGCCCAACCGTCGGTCGTTTGATGCCGGAGGCCTGTGCAGGGTAACGATTTCCGGGCTCATGGAATGCTGCTTGCCGCGTCGGTTCCGGCCGGATACCTTTCGGCCCTTTCGCCGTTACGCCGTGCCGAGCCATGTCCGATAGACCTGAACCAGCTTCATCCTCCGCTCTCGCCCGATTCGGCGTCCTCGCTGGCCCGCGTGCCGGTGAGGAGCTAGCGATTCACGCACCCACCGTCACGATCGGCCAGGGCCCCCAGAACGACGTGGTCCTCACCGACGACTCGGTCTCTCGCACACACGCCCGACTCGAGTACCGCCTAGGCTCCTGGTTGCTGACCGACCTGGAGTCGACCAACGGAACCGCCATCGACGGGACCAAGCTCGCCCCCGGCGTGCCCACCCCACTCGCCGACGGGGTGGAAGTGAGGTTCGGCGGGGTGCGCCTGGAGTTCAGGGAAGCTCCCGGCGTCGACCCCGAGGCGGCGCGGGCCTCGTTCCGCGAGCCGACCGCGCCCGCCGAGCAGCGTGCGCGGCATTTCCGCCTTCCCCTGTGGCTCTTTCTGGTCATCCTGATCGTGGTAGCCGTCGCCGTTTTCCTGCTGGCGGGTGGGCTTTCGGCCACCGAGCTGAGCGGGTCGGTGCACCAGATGCTCAGCGGTCCGTGGGAACGGCCGCCGGTGCAGCCGGCGACGCCACGATGACGATCGCCTGGGAGTCGGCCGGCGGCTCCGACGTGGGCAGGTTGCGGAAAGGCAACGAGGACACGTTGAGGATGGATCCCGAACGCGGGATCTTCCTCGTCGCCGATGGAATGGGAGGACACGCCGCGGGCGAGGTGGCTAGCGAAATCGCCGCCTCCACCGCAGAAGGGATCCTGGGCGATGCCCTCGCCGCGGGGGTCGCGGGCGAAGGCATCGACCGCGCGCTCGTGCTGGCCTTCCAGCAAGCCTACGAAGCCATCGTCCAGTACTGCCGCGCGAACCCCCATACGCGAGGGATGGGTACCACCCTCACGGTGTGCGTGATCGACCCTTCGGGCACTGCCCGCATCGGACACATCGGGGACAGCCGCGTGTACCGGCTCCGCGACGGCACGCTCCACCAACTCACCCACGACCACACCTGGGTGCAGCGCGAAGTGGAGGCCGGGCGCCTCTCGCTCGAAGCCGCGCGCGCGCACCCGCTGTCACACATCCTCACCCGCGTCCTGAGCGAAGACGTGGAGCCGACGGTCGATCTGCACACCATCGACCTGCGTCCGGGAGACCTTCTGCTTCTCGCGACCGACGGGCTCTACAACATGATCGACGACGACGCCATCGAGGCGATGCTGGGGTCCGGCCAACCGCTCACACAGCTCACCCACCAGCTCATCGACGCCGCCAACGCGGCGGGCGGGTCCGATAACGTCACGGTCGTTCTCGTGGGGATCACTCCCGCGCCGGTCAAACGCGCGGCGGAATAGCGGTCTCTTCGACGGCCGGCAGGAATATCCGGAAGGTGGTGCCGTCGGACCCGCTCTCCACGTCCATCTCCCCACCGTGCTCACGCACGATTCGCTGACAGATCGCGAGACCCAGACCGGTACCCTCGTCTTCCGCCTTGGTGGTGAAGAAGGGTTGAAAAATCCTCGGCAGCACTTCCGGTGGGATGGGCGGGCCGTCGTTGTAGAAAGTGAGCACCACCCACTCGATGCTGTCTGAACGGCCGGTGGAGGAAACCGCCCGACCGGCGGTGATCTGCAGGCTTTCACCACTGTGGAGCAACGCGTGCTCCGCGTTGATCACGATGTTGAGGAAGACCTGCTGCAGCTGATGCGGATCCCCGCTCACCAGCGGGAGATCCTCGGCAATATCCAGCCGCGTACGGAGGCCGAAGCTCTGGAGCTGCCGCTCGCGGAGCTCCAGTGTTCGGCGGAGCACCTCCCCCACATCCAGGTTGATCCGCTGGGGTGGATGCCGCCGGGCGAAGGAGAGAAGATCACCGACGATCCGGTCGCAACGCTGCACCTCCTCCATGATCCGCCTGAGCGACTCCTGCCTGACCGGATCGGTCTCCTCCTCGAGAAGGAGCTGGGTGTAACCGGAGATCCCGCCCAAGGGGTTCTTGAGGTCGTGTGCAACCCCGCTGACGAGCAGCCCCAGCGCAGAGAGCTTCTCGCGCTCCATCAGGTGTTCGTCGATCCGGGCGCGCTCTTCGATCAGTTGCTTCACACGCAGGTGTGCAGCGACGCGCGCTCGCAGCTCGACGCCGAGAAAGGGCTTGGTGATGTAGTCACTGGCTCCCGCCGCGAACGCTTCCGATATGCTCTCGGCGTCGGTCTTGGCGGTGACCATCAGAACCGGCATCTCCAGTTCATTCCAGCGCTCGCGCACTCGGCGGCAGATCTCCACACCGCTGGTCTCCGGGAGCATCCAATCCAGCAGCAGGATATCGGGCATCGGAGACTGCTCGAGCCGCCGAAGAGCCTCCGCGCCGTCGCGGGCCAGGAAGACCTGGTAGCCGACACGGGCGAGGAGTGTCTCCAGGAGACCCGCGGCGGAAGCGTCGTCTTCCACGACGAGGACACGTGGCTGGCGAGGAGGGTGGGAAGGAGGAGATTCGAGGTCGAGCCCTGCGATGCGGTGCATCACGTCAGCGGTTCGGGTTCGGCGAGGCGGCGCTCGAGGGAATGACGGTCCAGTCGCAAGAGGGAAACGAGCACGCCCGGCGCGAGCTCGCGGCGCTCGGTGGTGAAGACGCGGAAAACGCGGGCGGAATGGTACAGCTCATCCGAAACCCGCGGTAGGTCGATCCGTCCGGCACGGCCACTCTCCGTCAACCGTTGCGGCTCGGAACCCGGCTCGAGCAGCAGCAGGTCCAGCCCCATCATGCGCGGCTTTTCCGGGTAGTCGAGGAACACCTCGTCCGGCTGGAGCCCCAACTCACCCGCGAGACGATCCTCCAGCCGCCGGCGCAGCGCATCGTCATCATACCACCACCGCTGGAAGGGAAGATCGCGCAGCACGTCTCCCGAGATCTCCAGCGCACGCTTGGGAAGGCGTCGGTACCGGACAGCGGGTAGCCACTGGCTGGCAACGCGCGCCCCGCGCTCGCCCGCCGCCTGTGCCCGCATCTCGATCAGCGTGAGCAACCCTTCGTCCGTTCGGCCCACCAGGTCTTCGGCCGTCAGAATGCCCGCGTCCACCGACTCCCGCACCAACCGCAGGTAGAGTGCAGTCGCCGCCCGCACCGCGTGGTGCCAGTAGACGTTCCGGAACATCTGGTACTTGGCGAAGAGCAGCGACTCAAGCGCCGCCAGGCCCTTAGCGTGCACGCCAACCTCGAGCCGTCCGGTCTCGGGGTCACGTAACAGGGTGAGCGCGTGCAGGAGTCGGTCTACATCCACCACCCCGTAGGGCACGCCGCAGAACATGGCGTCGCGATTGAGGTACTCGATCTTGTCCAGATCGAGGCTCCCCGAGACCAGACCCTGCAGCGGAGAGTCCGACTCGCCCCGGATCAGGAGCTCAATCCGCTCAACTGCGCCTTCGCCCAGCTCCGCGAGAGCGTCCGCCAGCGCGGGGGCGCGCAGGAAGCGCCCGGAAAGCTGCTCGTGATGTTCCGGCACACGCTCAGGATCGAGCTCCTCGACCGCGTGAGAGAAGGGGTAGTGACCGATATCGTGGAGAAGCGCGGCATAGGGAACTAGCCGGAGGTCGTCCGCGGAGACCTGCTCGAGCTCACCACGCTCCGCGAGGATGCGAAGGGTGCGACGTGCGAGGTGATACACGCCCAGCGCGTGATCGAACCTCGTGTGGGTTGCCCCAGGATAGACCAGATGCGCCAGGCCAAGCTGGCGGATCTGGCGAAGCCGCTGGAACTCCGGGGTGTCGATGATCCGCACGGCCGTTCGGTCCACCCGGATCGTGTTCCAGAGCGGATCCCGAACGACCTCGAATTCGTCCGCGGAGGGCGGCAGGGCGCGATGCATGAATGGCCGGAGTCTAGGCGGGCTTCAGGAAGGTGTCAAGCAGCGGGGCGGGGAAACCGCGCCCAGGGACGGTTAGGACGTCAGCGGGTCAACTCTCAGCCGAGCTGTCGGCGGTCCGCTCCAGCACAAGCTCCAGCCATTCGATTCGCCTACCCGACATCGAGAGCACCTCCATGGAGCCGCCGGCGAACTCGATCCGGTCCCCTTCCTCAGCGATCCGCCCCAACATTCCCATCAGCATCCCTGCGGCCGTGGTGTATTCCTCCTGGGGAAGCTGCAGGCCGAACCGTTCGTTCAGGTCGCTGACCAGTGCCCGGCCGGAGACGATGATCCTCCCGTCCTCCTCCCGGATCTCCGCGAACAGCTCCTCGTGCTCGTCGGCAATCTCCCCCACGATCTGCTCGATCACGTCCTCGACCGTTACCACCCCCGCCGTACCGCCGTACTCGTCCAGGACGACCACGATGTGGGTTCCCTCGCGCTGCATTTCCCGCAGAAGATCTTCCAGGTCCTTGGTCTCGGGGACAAAGGGAACCGGACGGAGGATCTGACGTAATCCCGCGTCTCTCCGATCGCGCCGGGAGCGCCAGAAATCGCGGGCCAGCACCACGCCGATGATATGATCGACGGTCTGCTCGTACACCGGAAGCCGGGAATGTCCGGAGTCCAGGAAGGTGTCGGCAACCTCATCCATGGTCGCGGTGATGGGGACGGCGACCACCTCGGTCCGCGGCGTCATCACCTCGGCAGCCGTCGTCTCCGAAAGGTCGAACACCCCCCGGATCATCTCCGCCGGCTCCTCCGCCATGAGGCCGTGCTCCTGGGTCTTGCGAAGCAGCATCTCGATCTCCTCGGGCCGGTGCACACGCTCCGCCTCGTGGGGGGCACGCAGGCCCAGCATGCGGAGGAGCAGGTTCGCCGAGCCGTTGAGCACCACGATGAAGGGCGAGAAGATGCGCGAGAAGGCGATCAGCGGCCCCGCCGTCCAGATGCTCACGCGCTCCGGGAAGAGAATCGCCAATGACTTGGGCGCCAGCTCCCCCAGGACGATGTGCATGAAGGTGATGAGGGCGAACGCGATCGTCCCCGCCACGGTGTGCGTCGCCACCACGTCCCAAGGCTGCGGCAGTGGCGTGAAAGCCTGGATGAGCAGGCTGGCGATGGTGCTCTCCCCCACCCAGCCGAGGCCGAGGGAGGCGAGCGTGATACCTAGCTGTGTGCCGGATATGTAGTGATCGAGGTGACGAATGGCTCGCAGCGCCATCCGCGCGCCGGCGTTCCCCTTCGACGCCATCGCCTCGATTCGAGTCGTTCGGGCGCCAACCAGCGCGAACTCCGCCGCCACGAAAAAGCCGTTGGCGAGAACCAGGAAGACCGCAATGCCGAGACGGAGGAGAACCTCTTCGGTCGTAATGCCGGCACTTTCAGACTGTAAGGGCACGTCCGCTTCCGGTGGGAGCCCGAGTGGATCGAGGCCGGCCTGGACGCCTCCGGCGCCTGTCCGGCGGGACGTTCAACGTCTCAAATTCACGGATTGTGCCAATTACCGCCAGAACGGCAGTACTCTGACCCTCGTCATAGCCTCCTGCCAACCCCCTCACCGCCCCACCTCCCAGGCGACGTGCTCCAGCTCGGGAAGGATGAGTCGCTCCCAGGCAAGCCGCACGGCGCCCGGAGATCCTGGCACCGAGAAGACCACCACGCCACGATAGGTACCGGCCACCGCGCGCGATAGCATTGCGGCCGCACCCACCTGCTCGTAGCTGAGCATCCGGAAGAGCTCGCCGAACCCGGGCAGACTCTTCTCCAGCAAGGCGGACACCGCGTCGTAGGTGTTGTCGCGAGAGGAGATCCCGGTGCCTCCGTTCAGCACCACGACGCGCGAACGGCCGGCCAGCTCCTCCAATGCGGCGACCACCGCGGCAGGCTCGTCCGGGATTACCCGGTAGTCCGCGACGGAGTGTCCTGTGGCCTCGATCGAGGCGCGCAGGTACTGACCGTTCACGTCGGTGGACTCCGTGCGCGTGTCGCTGACCGTGATCACCGCGATGGGTACCGGCCCGCGAGCATGCGCCTTGCTCCTGTGGTCTTCGCTGCTGGTCGTCGTCATCTCGGTACGTGCCGCCCCGCGGTCTCAGGGTCCACCGGGACGATATCACTCCAGCGCTCGAGTCGCACGCGAAAGGAGCCGACTCTCCACTTCGGGAGTGCGCGATTTCGCGGGCGGCACAAGCAGAGCCGCCATGAGCTTCGACGCACTGATCCTCGAATCCGTAGTGTGGGTGTTGTCGCGCGAGCACCCGGCTCCGCCCTGGCACCTGCTGGTCTACGCCCAGCGAAACGCACCTCACAACGAGCTACACGTGTGGCTACACCGCCGCGCGCCTGGGCACGGTGCGCGCGGTGTCTTCCGGCGCTTCTGGAAGGTGGGGTCGGTGCGCTGGTGTGTCGAGGTCGACAGCGGAGAGGGTTTTCCCCGCGCCGCATCCCGGGCGACGCGCATCCGCTTCAGCTCGCCCCATGGCACGGTGCTCTGGGCGGAGGACCCTGAAGGTCGAGGCCTCGGCGACCTTTCCGATGCGGACCTCCACCGGCTGCTGAGGACGGGCAGGCCGGACCAGGCCGCCGGGCCGCGTGCCCATCCCAGGAGGCTCTCATGATGCTCATGACCACGCGAGGTCGCCTTCCCTGGCGCGCCAGCGCAAAGTGCTGGCCCACACTCCTGCTCCTGGCGGCGCTGGCCGCGTGCGAGGACGGGGCAGGGGCCGTGGAGGTGGTGCGCGAGCTGGAGGCGGCACGCGGCGGCTGCACCCTCGAGGGCCTCCGCGCCAGCAACGAGGAGTGTGTGCAGGCGATGGAGCGCTACGCCGGCATGACCGCCGACCTCATCGACACTTACATCGGCGGCGTGCGCACGCTGGACATGGCGCTCGAGCGCATGCCACCGATGCACTTCGACACCGCCGGTCTGGGATATGCGCTCAGCCCGGAATACCGGCTCGGCGATCCGGCCGGAGTGGGCGCGAACCCGCGGCTGGAGTGGCGGAGCACCAGCCTGAATCGCTCGAGCGCACGACAGTCGACACTCCGTCCGGGAGAGGCTCGGGCTTCGCACAGCCGCCCCCCGCGCTCGCGGCGGGGGCCGTTCGGGTTCGACGCCTACCGGGGGTGGCCGCTGTCCGGCTCGCGCTTCGAGCGGGGCTTCCGCGGAGAGCACGGGTGGCGCGGCCGGCCTGGCAGGGATGCATTCGGGCCGGGGTACTACGGAAGGGGGTGGCTCCCGGCGTATGACTTCGATCGTCATCTCGATCGCTACAGCGACCGGTACGATCCCCATTGGTTCGAATGGCGAGCGTCCCCGTATGCCCTCAACGGGTACGGAGCTTTCGACGGCTGGTATGGGTACGGGGGATTCGGCGGGGACCGCTACGGTTGGTTCGGATACGATCCGTACGACTACGGCATATATCCGCCTGACCCGTACGGCTATGGCCCATATGGCTATGCGCCCTATGGCTATGCCCCGTACGGGTATGCCGAGCCGGGGTACGACCCGCGCCCGGGGGCGGATCCCTACGACGATGGATTTGGCTACCGGGAGGACTACGCTGAGAGCTACGACCGGAGGTACGATGATATCACCGGGGAGGAGGTGCGGACGCCCGCGGAAGACTGGGGATATCTTCCGGAAGGCCGCGGAACCGACACCTCCACCCCGCAGGATGAGCGTGTCTCAGCACCGGCCGCTGCTCCGGGCCGCCCGGCACCGCATCGTCCCGGGTTCCTCCTCCCGCCCGAGGAGAGGCTCCGCCGTCCCTGGATCGAGGACTGAGGCCGATACGCCTCCGGGGGGACGAGGACGATGTGCCTGATCGTCTTCGCCCTGGAGGCGCGCGCGGACCTGCCGCTGGTGATCGCCGCCAATCGGGACGAGTACTATACCCGGCCGACCGCCCCGGCGGCGCCGTGGCCGGACGCTCCCCACGTGATCGCCGGCCGCGACCTGCAGGCCGGCGGAACGTGGCTGGGGATCACCACCCGTGGGCGCTGGGCAGCCGTCACCAACTTCCGGGAGCCCCAGCAGCAGCGGCGCGACGCCCCGTCACGTGGGCGCCTGGTCGCCGACTTCCTGCTCGGCGATCTCTCCCCCGCCGAATACCTGGAAGCTATTCGGCCGCGGGCCCACGAATACGTCGGCTTCAACCTGCTGGTGGGCGAGCTCGCCTCCGTCCGCTGGTTCTCCAACCGGGGTGAAGGGCATCCCCTGAACGGCGCCGAGCTACCCCCCGGCGTCTACGGCCTGAGCAATCATCTGCTCGACACCCCCTGGCCCAAGGTCGTGGAGGGAAAGCGCGACCTGGAGGAAGCGCTGGCCGCCGGCGCCGGCCCCGACGAGCTCATGCAGATCCTGCTCGACCGCACGCTTGCCGCGGAAGCTGACCTCCCGCAGACCGGAGTTCCCCGTGACCTGGAGCGCGCACTCTCCGCCCGATTCATCGCCGGCGTGGACTACGGAACCCGTTGCTCCACGGTGATCCGTGTAGATCGCGACGGCCACGTTCTCCTGCTGGAACGCTCGTTTTTGCCTCCCGATGAGCTCGAGCTGGTCCGCCACGAATTCGAGCTCACCGCCTGACCACATATTTCGCGTCCATCCCTTGTGCCCCACAACAATGTCCCGCAACTGGGACATAATGTCTCATTGCGGAGCGCCGTCGGGACGCATCCCTGCCTCTTGTAGATCAGCTAAGTGCTTTCGCATCAAGATGTTGCCGCACATGGTCGCCAAGCGCTCCGAAAGCGGCATGCTTCCCGCTTAGATCCGCGTGCAGGATACAGAGCGCTCCCGCCTGCGGCGGGGCGCGGGTGATCCGGAGATCGCCCCCCGAGTCCGAGAATGCCGACGCGACCCCTGTCAATCGGAGGAGTGGCAGGCACGGCTGAGGACGAGGGGGGCGAATCTCTTTCTGGCGTAGCATCTGCGTTGGGAGCGGGGATCCGCGTCGATTCACCCGCGCCCGAGCATAGATGCGCCGCTCACGACCTTCCGGCGGCCTGGTCGCCGCCGTGATCACCTTCGGCCTGACGGGAGCGGCCTGGGGATTGGACGGACGCCGACGATCCAGGCGGGCCGCCCTGGTCCACCGGACCATGGTTGAGCTGCTGCTCAACACCCTCTGCGCCGGTGATTCCGATACCGCCCATCATTCCCGCCGCGTCGCTGATCTCACCGACGTCCTCGCCCGCACCTTCCGCCTGAACCGCGAAGCCCGGGCTCGGTTACGCGTCGGCGCGCTGCTCCACGACCTCGGCAAACTGGACGGCGAGGTCGCTCCTCTGGTGCAGAGCGATCAGCGGCTGGACGATCGCGAACGGAGGGTGGTGCGGCGCCACACCCTCGAGAGTGCCGACATCCTGCAGCCGCTCGAGTCGATCCACCCGGGCATCTCCCTGATCGTCGAATCCCACCACGAACACTGGGACGGCTCGGGCTATCCCCAGGGACTGGCCAGCGCGCAGATCCCGCTCGAGAGCCGCATCATCAGTGTCGCAGACGTATTCGACGCGCTGACGCAGTCGCGGAGCTACCATGCGCCCGTGCAGGCCGATGAGGCGCTGGCGAAGCTCCGTGCGGAAGCCGGCACCACCTTCGACCCGCAGGTGGTCGCCCGCCTGCATCGGCCCGAAGTCTGGAAGGCGTGGCTGGAAATCGCCCACGAGGGGCGGGCAGAGGAACAGCTAGTGGCGACGGGTAGCTATCGGATCACTCGGCCGATCCGATCCCAGCGCGCGGCGGTGATGAAGCGCGGGAAAGGCCGATCGAGCGAGCGATCCACCGAGAAGTAGATGAACATCGCCTTACCCCGGATCACGTCGCGCGGAATGAAGCCGACGTAGCGCGAGTCCAGCGACTCGTCCCGGTTGTCGCCCAGCAGCAGAAAGGAGTCCGGAGGGACAATCAGCGGTCCCCAGTTGTCTCGGGTCGGGCGATAGGTTTCCGGATCAACCGTATCCGGCAGGTACTTCAGGTGCCAGGCGTACCCCGTAGGCCCACTGCGATCGATCGGCTGATCGGGTAGGTAGGTCGGTTCGATGTAGGGCTCCTCCAGCGGCTCCCCGTTACGGTAGACGACTCGATCAATCATCTGAATCGTATCGCCCGGCTCCCCGATCACCCTCTTCACCACGTCGATGACCGGGTCGTTGTAGTCCGGTCGAAAGACCACGACGTCCCCGTGCTGGGGTTCGCGAATAGCCGGTATTCTCAGGGAGGTGAAGGGAATGTGCGCACCGTAGATGGCGTTGTTTGCCATCAGGTAGTCGCCGATCAGGAGAGTGTCCTCCATGCTCCCCGACGGGATGGTATATGCCTGAATGAGGAAGGTACGGATGAAGAGGAAGAGAACGACGGCGATGAGCAAGGACTTCGCCCACTCGAGCAGCTCGTTCTTGCTCTTAGCAGCTTCGGCGTTGCGGCCGTTGCGCGCTTCCTCTCGTGTGTCCGCTTTCCGTACGGCGGATTCCTTCACTCGTCATCTCCTCGATGAGGCCCGCCGCTCCGGAACACCCGGAGCGGCCCTCGCCTCCCTCCCGTAGTCTCTTGCGGCGCCGATTCAGGCCGTGGCGGCAGGCGCATCGACGGTACCCTCGAATGCCGTCGTGGGTCCCGCTCCCTGCTGAGAGGTCATGAAGCCGGTCTCGTCAGCCGAAATAGTCAGGCTCGTTACCGGGTTTCCACTTGATGTTGCAGCCGATGGACGGGATCTGCTCGGTCGGGACGGGCTCCCCTGCCAGTGCGGCTTCAATCGCGGCGCGGAGGTCGCTCCCGGTGACGGGGATGTCGTTGCCCGGCCGGCTGGAGTCGAGCTGACCTCGGTAGATCAGCTTACGCTCCTGATCGAACAGGAAGAAGTCGGGCGTGCATGCGGCGCGATACGAGCGCGCCACCGACTGAGTTGCATCCAGCAGATACGGGAAGGTGTATCCAGCCTCCTCGGCTTCCTTTCGCATCCCCTCCGGTCCGTCCTGCGGATACCGCTCCAGATCGTTCGGCATGATGCCGACCATCGCCAGCCCACGATCGGCGTAATCGCGTCCGATACGCGCGATCTCGCCGCGCACGTGACGCACGAACGGGCAATGGGGGCAGATGAACGCCACGAGGAGCAGCGGACTCTGCCAGAAATCGTCGATACACACGAGTTTGCCCTCCAGGTCGGGGAGGGCAAAGTGGGGAGCCGGAGTACCCAGCTCCAGCATGGTAGACTCGGTAGCAGCCATGTCTCGTTCGCTGGTTAGCGTTGCACCGGCGGCCAGACCCAACCGCCGGTGCACGCCCTCCCGGGCTCAGCGGCCCGTCTCGGACAGCTCGCGGTAGTAGCGCTCGACCAACTCCCGGTATGCTGGAGGCACCTCTCCGGAGCCGGAGAGGAAGAGCTTGCGGGTCTCCTCCCCCTCGATCGTCTGCCGCAGCTCGAACTCGAACTCCTTCACCCGCTCGACGATGGCGGCCTGGATGTGCTCCAGCTCCTCCCAGTCGGCGTACACCCGCTGGTCATCCAGACGGGCAAGCTCGGCGATAGCGCGATCCAGATCTTCGGTACTCACGCCCAGTTCCGCAAGCTCTCGCCGCAGCTCGCGAGCTTCCTGCAGGCGCTGTGCGGTCTCGGCGCGAAGCTGACGAATTGCCTCCGGATCGGGCGAACCGGGCCGCGGGCCCCCGTTGGACCAACCGGTGCCGGGACTGCCGAACCCCAACCCGCTGGGACCCTCGCCGAGGCGCCGCCCGGCTTCGCCGTAC
This window harbors:
- a CDS encoding FHA domain-containing protein gives rise to the protein MSDRPEPASSSALARFGVLAGPRAGEELAIHAPTVTIGQGPQNDVVLTDDSVSRTHARLEYRLGSWLLTDLESTNGTAIDGTKLAPGVPTPLADGVEVRFGGVRLEFREAPGVDPEAARASFREPTAPAEQRARHFRLPLWLFLVILIVVAVAVFLLAGGLSATELSGSVHQMLSGPWERPPVQPATPR
- a CDS encoding protein phosphatase 2C domain-containing protein — encoded protein: MTIAWESAGGSDVGRLRKGNEDTLRMDPERGIFLVADGMGGHAAGEVASEIAASTAEGILGDALAAGVAGEGIDRALVLAFQQAYEAIVQYCRANPHTRGMGTTLTVCVIDPSGTARIGHIGDSRVYRLRDGTLHQLTHDHTWVQREVEAGRLSLEAARAHPLSHILTRVLSEDVEPTVDLHTIDLRPGDLLLLATDGLYNMIDDDAIEAMLGSGQPLTQLTHQLIDAANAAGGSDNVTVVLVGITPAPVKRAAE
- a CDS encoding response regulator, whose product is MHRIAGLDLESPPSHPPRQPRVLVVEDDASAAGLLETLLARVGYQVFLARDGAEALRRLEQSPMPDILLLDWMLPETSGVEICRRVRERWNELEMPVLMVTAKTDAESISEAFAAGASDYITKPFLGVELRARVAAHLRVKQLIEERARIDEHLMEREKLSALGLLVSGVAHDLKNPLGGISGYTQLLLEEETDPVRQESLRRIMEEVQRCDRIVGDLLSFARRHPPQRINLDVGEVLRRTLELRERQLQSFGLRTRLDIAEDLPLVSGDPHQLQQVFLNIVINAEHALLHSGESLQITAGRAVSSTGRSDSIEWVVLTFYNDGPPIPPEVLPRIFQPFFTTKAEDEGTGLGLAICQRIVREHGGEMDVESGSDGTTFRIFLPAVEETAIPPRV
- a CDS encoding HD domain-containing protein codes for the protein MHRALPPSADEFEVVRDPLWNTIRVDRTAVRIIDTPEFQRLRQIRQLGLAHLVYPGATHTRFDHALGVYHLARRTLRILAERGELEQVSADDLRLVPYAALLHDIGHYPFSHAVEELDPERVPEHHEQLSGRFLRAPALADALAELGEGAVERIELLIRGESDSPLQGLVSGSLDLDKIEYLNRDAMFCGVPYGVVDVDRLLHALTLLRDPETGRLEVGVHAKGLAALESLLFAKYQMFRNVYWHHAVRAATALYLRLVRESVDAGILTAEDLVGRTDEGLLTLIEMRAQAAGERGARVASQWLPAVRYRRLPKRALEISGDVLRDLPFQRWWYDDDALRRRLEDRLAGELGLQPDEVFLDYPEKPRMMGLDLLLLEPGSEPQRLTESGRAGRIDLPRVSDELYHSARVFRVFTTERRELAPGVLVSLLRLDRHSLERRLAEPEPLT
- a CDS encoding hemolysin family protein; its protein translation is MPLQSESAGITTEEVLLRLGIAVFLVLANGFFVAAEFALVGARTTRIEAMASKGNAGARMALRAIRHLDHYISGTQLGITLASLGLGWVGESTIASLLIQAFTPLPQPWDVVATHTVAGTIAFALITFMHIVLGELAPKSLAILFPERVSIWTAGPLIAFSRIFSPFIVVLNGSANLLLRMLGLRAPHEAERVHRPEEIEMLLRKTQEHGLMAEEPAEMIRGVFDLSETTAAEVMTPRTEVVAVPITATMDEVADTFLDSGHSRLPVYEQTVDHIIGVVLARDFWRSRRDRRDAGLRQILRPVPFVPETKDLEDLLREMQREGTHIVVVLDEYGGTAGVVTVEDVIEQIVGEIADEHEELFAEIREEDGRIIVSGRALVSDLNERFGLQLPQEEYTTAAGMLMGMLGRIAEEGDRIEFAGGSMEVLSMSGRRIEWLELVLERTADSSAES
- a CDS encoding molybdenum cofactor biosynthesis protein B is translated as MTTTSSEDHRSKAHARGPVPIAVITVSDTRTESTDVNGQYLRASIEATGHSVADYRVIPDEPAAVVAALEELAGRSRVVVLNGGTGISSRDNTYDAVSALLEKSLPGFGELFRMLSYEQVGAAAMLSRAVAGTYRGVVVFSVPGSPGAVRLAWERLILPELEHVAWEVGR
- a CDS encoding NRDE family protein, with the protein product MCLIVFALEARADLPLVIAANRDEYYTRPTAPAAPWPDAPHVIAGRDLQAGGTWLGITTRGRWAAVTNFREPQQQRRDAPSRGRLVADFLLGDLSPAEYLEAIRPRAHEYVGFNLLVGELASVRWFSNRGEGHPLNGAELPPGVYGLSNHLLDTPWPKVVEGKRDLEEALAAGAGPDELMQILLDRTLAAEADLPQTGVPRDLERALSARFIAGVDYGTRCSTVIRVDRDGHVLLLERSFLPPDELELVRHEFELTA
- a CDS encoding HD domain-containing phosphohydrolase, which encodes MRRSRPSGGLVAAVITFGLTGAAWGLDGRRRSRRAALVHRTMVELLLNTLCAGDSDTAHHSRRVADLTDVLARTFRLNREARARLRVGALLHDLGKLDGEVAPLVQSDQRLDDRERRVVRRHTLESADILQPLESIHPGISLIVESHHEHWDGSGYPQGLASAQIPLESRIISVADVFDALTQSRSYHAPVQADEALAKLRAEAGTTFDPQVVARLHRPEVWKAWLEIAHEGRAEEQLVATGSYRITRPIRSQRAAVMKRGKGRSSERSTEK
- the lepB gene encoding signal peptidase I, whose protein sequence is MKESAVRKADTREEARNGRNAEAAKSKNELLEWAKSLLIAVVLFLFIRTFLIQAYTIPSGSMEDTLLIGDYLMANNAIYGAHIPFTSLRIPAIREPQHGDVVVFRPDYNDPVIDVVKRVIGEPGDTIQMIDRVVYRNGEPLEEPYIEPTYLPDQPIDRSGPTGYAWHLKYLPDTVDPETYRPTRDNWGPLIVPPDSFLLLGDNRDESLDSRYVGFIPRDVIRGKAMFIYFSVDRSLDRPFPRFITAARWDRIGRVIR
- a CDS encoding thioredoxin family protein; amino-acid sequence: MAATESTMLELGTPAPHFALPDLEGKLVCIDDFWQSPLLLVAFICPHCPFVRHVRGEIARIGRDYADRGLAMVGIMPNDLERYPQDGPEGMRKEAEEAGYTFPYLLDATQSVARSYRAACTPDFFLFDQERKLIYRGQLDSSRPGNDIPVTGSDLRAAIEAALAGEPVPTEQIPSIGCNIKWKPGNEPDYFG